A genomic region of Methanothermobacter thermautotrophicus str. Delta H contains the following coding sequences:
- a CDS encoding DUF655 domain-containing protein, whose translation MEEYAIILDYLPLGYMSEGFGTFKKRPVAQALGKDEFTLLELTPRPDVDLEIHEEVYIGKGKRDKIARINRRLRHNELTATARVELPYVVEEIIKSNEDRFVKFFNEAGPISTRLHQLELLPGIGKKHMWDILKAREEKPFESFEDIKNRVPMLSDPVKLIVRRVLMELDVEGAKRGKRKYNIFTRPPQKRRG comes from the coding sequence ATGGAAGAATACGCTATCATACTGGATTACCTTCCACTTGGTTACATGAGCGAAGGGTTCGGTACATTCAAGAAGAGGCCTGTTGCCCAGGCACTGGGTAAGGATGAGTTCACCCTCCTGGAGTTAACACCAAGACCGGACGTGGACCTTGAAATCCACGAGGAGGTCTACATCGGTAAGGGTAAAAGGGACAAGATCGCCCGTATAAACAGGAGGCTCCGTCACAATGAACTCACAGCCACCGCCAGGGTTGAGCTGCCCTACGTCGTTGAGGAGATAATAAAATCAAATGAGGACCGGTTTGTAAAGTTCTTCAACGAGGCTGGACCCATAAGTACCAGGCTTCACCAGCTTGAACTTCTTCCAGGAATCGGTAAAAAGCACATGTGGGATATCCTCAAGGCCCGTGAGGAGAAGCCCTTTGAAAGTTTCGAGGACATAAAGAACAGGGTCCCCATGTTATCAGACCCTGTTAAACTCATCGTCAGGAGGGTCCTCATGGAACTGGATGTTGAGGGCGCCAAACGGGGAAAACGTAAGTACAACATATTCACAAGACCGCCCCAGAAGAGGAGGGGCTGA
- a CDS encoding helix-turn-helix transcriptional regulator, producing the protein MRTLIREHRKELGLTQEELAERVGVTRQTIIALEKGRYSPSLILAHRIARALGREHIEDIFILDEDGAK; encoded by the coding sequence TTGAGGACACTAATAAGGGAACACAGGAAGGAACTCGGATTAACCCAGGAGGAACTCGCAGAGAGGGTTGGGGTAACAAGGCAGACCATAATAGCCCTTGAGAAGGGACGTTACAGCCCCTCCCTCATCCTTGCCCACAGGATCGCAAGGGCCCTGGGAAGGGAGCATATCGAGGATATCTTCATCCTTGATGAGGACGGTGCAAAATGA
- a CDS encoding exosome complex RNA-binding protein Csl4 encodes MKVKSGDMVFPGDFLAVSEEVLPSEGTYDEDGKIKSLVVGEVSRDDRNKSIKVISKLNTPPTLKRGSRVIGEVIDVRGQRALVRIHSIKGNRRALATYFVGGVHVSQARKGYLSKLTDAFRIGDIVEARVTKIMGLDGIDLQTSGRDLGVIKAMCTRCRHFMEVNGRDEVRCPNCENREKRKLSVNYEG; translated from the coding sequence ATGAAAGTTAAATCTGGGGATATGGTTTTTCCCGGAGATTTTTTGGCTGTAAGCGAAGAGGTCCTCCCCTCTGAGGGGACCTACGATGAGGATGGTAAGATAAAATCCCTTGTCGTTGGAGAGGTTTCAAGGGATGACCGGAATAAGAGCATAAAGGTAATATCAAAGCTGAACACACCACCAACACTTAAAAGGGGTTCAAGGGTCATTGGAGAGGTCATTGATGTAAGGGGTCAGCGGGCCCTTGTGAGGATACACAGCATCAAGGGCAACAGGAGAGCCCTTGCAACATACTTCGTTGGAGGAGTCCACGTTTCACAGGCAAGGAAGGGCTACCTTTCAAAGCTAACAGACGCCTTCAGGATAGGGGACATCGTGGAGGCAAGGGTCACAAAGATCATGGGCCTCGATGGCATAGATCTACAGACATCAGGCCGTGACCTTGGGGTTATCAAGGCAATGTGCACCCGCTGCAGGCACTTCATGGAAGTGAACGGCAGGGACGAGGTCAGGTGCCCGAACTGTGAAAACCGGGAAAAAAGGAAGCTATCAGTGAATTATGAAGGTTAA
- a CDS encoding NUDIX domain-containing protein, whose amino-acid sequence MKTPMLTVDVIIRLSGDRIILIRRGRSPYRGSWAIPGGFVEYGETVEDAARREALEETGLDVEIKDLLGVYSDPRRDPRGHTVSVCFTARVVSGEPEAGSDAADIGIFHIEDIDDLELAFDHRKILEDFRSRYRE is encoded by the coding sequence TTGAAGACACCCATGCTCACGGTGGACGTTATCATAAGGTTATCAGGGGATAGAATAATCCTCATACGGAGGGGCAGATCACCCTACAGGGGTTCCTGGGCCATACCTGGAGGATTTGTGGAATACGGTGAAACTGTTGAGGATGCAGCAAGGAGGGAGGCCCTCGAGGAGACAGGCCTTGATGTTGAAATCAAGGACCTCCTCGGGGTCTACTCCGACCCCCGGAGGGATCCCCGCGGGCACACCGTGAGCGTATGCTTCACCGCGAGGGTAGTGTCCGGTGAACCGGAGGCCGGTTCAGACGCTGCAGACATTGGAATATTCCACATCGAGGATATAGATGATCTTGAACTCGCATTTGACCACCGGAAGATTCTGGAGGATTTCAGGAGCAGATACCGGGAATAG
- a CDS encoding signal recognition particle protein Srp54: MLGNLGRSLSKTMKKLAGMTIVDEEVVREVIKDIQRALIQSDVNIKLVFNLSKSIEERALNEEPPKGITPKEHIISIVYDEMVKLLGEKSHELVIDDKPYRILFLGLQGSGKTTTIGKLARYLRKKGFTVGVVCTDTWRPAALEQLKQYTEGQDVSIYGDPQNRDALDLAEKGLARFQKKDVIIFDTAGRHKEEKDLLREMEELSAIVEPHEAILVIDGTIGQQAREQALAFRKATDIGSIIVTKLDGSAKGGGALSAVAEIGAPIKFIGTGERIDDLEVFDPERFISRLLGMGDLRSLLEKVEEVSEEEIAEESLDAILSGKFTLRDMRVQFEMMGKMGPLQQVMSMLPGAGKLPKDASRMTEETIRKYLIIMDSMTEEELEKPDIIKHSRIRRIARGSGTRNEDVKELLKYYRVTKKAMKGLGRRKMGGPMGQLMRQFMR; this comes from the coding sequence ATGCTTGGGAATCTGGGCAGAAGTCTCAGTAAAACTATGAAAAAGCTGGCAGGGATGACAATTGTTGATGAGGAGGTCGTCAGGGAGGTCATAAAGGATATACAGAGGGCCCTGATCCAGTCCGATGTCAACATAAAACTTGTATTCAACCTGTCAAAGTCAATTGAGGAACGGGCACTCAACGAGGAACCCCCTAAGGGGATAACGCCAAAGGAGCACATCATAAGCATAGTGTACGATGAGATGGTCAAACTCCTGGGTGAGAAGAGCCATGAACTTGTCATAGATGATAAACCGTACCGCATACTCTTCCTTGGACTCCAGGGTAGCGGTAAAACAACAACCATAGGTAAACTTGCAAGGTACCTCCGCAAGAAGGGTTTCACTGTTGGGGTGGTCTGTACAGACACCTGGCGCCCTGCGGCCCTTGAGCAGCTGAAACAGTATACCGAGGGACAGGACGTGAGCATATACGGCGACCCCCAGAACAGGGACGCCCTGGACCTTGCAGAGAAGGGACTTGCCCGGTTCCAGAAGAAGGACGTTATCATATTCGATACGGCCGGAAGACACAAGGAGGAGAAGGACCTCCTCAGGGAGATGGAGGAACTTTCAGCCATTGTGGAGCCCCATGAGGCCATACTTGTAATCGACGGAACCATAGGCCAGCAGGCAAGGGAACAGGCCCTCGCATTCAGAAAAGCCACAGATATAGGTTCAATAATTGTGACCAAGCTCGATGGTTCAGCCAAGGGTGGTGGGGCCCTCTCGGCCGTTGCAGAGATAGGTGCTCCCATAAAGTTCATAGGTACCGGTGAGAGGATAGATGACCTGGAGGTCTTCGATCCCGAAAGGTTCATATCACGTCTCCTGGGTATGGGGGACCTCAGAAGTCTCCTCGAGAAGGTTGAAGAGGTTTCAGAGGAGGAGATTGCAGAGGAATCCCTCGACGCAATACTCTCAGGTAAGTTCACCCTCAGGGATATGAGGGTGCAGTTTGAGATGATGGGTAAGATGGGGCCCCTCCAGCAGGTTATGAGTATGCTGCCCGGTGCCGGGAAACTCCCAAAGGACGCCAGCAGGATGACCGAGGAGACCATACGGAAGTACCTCATAATAATGGACTCCATGACAGAGGAGGAACTGGAAAAACCAGACATCATAAAGCACTCAAGAATACGCAGGATAGCCCGGGGTTCAGGGACACGCAATGAGGACGTTAAGGAGCTCCTGAAGTACTACAGGGTCACCAAAAAGGCCATGAAGGGGCTTGGAAGGAGAAAAATGGGCGGACCCATGGGCCAGCTCATGAGGCAGTTCATGAGATAG
- a CDS encoding tRNA pseudouridine(54/55) synthase Pus10 — translation MDVQQRLGGLLEITESRICLHCLGRHFVDLVEGPGNRLRGEKLQKKFSLKLSGPCMICGDVFDRIDEAAGMVKEKVDELGLEYSSVLVGTRLPPKMVELDDEIRKRLGIQTEGLKRDLNRELGKRVVKLLGCSAEFEDPDLVVMVDFRGDIRVWIQINPLFLEGRYRKLVRGIPQTRWPCRKCRGRGCERCNYTGKMYPTSVEELIAGPILEASQGRDARFHGSGREDVDVRMLGTGRPFVLEIREPRVRNLDPESLEEEVNRRAQGMVEVEGLRFSTRKRKVELKDSSQSRYKVYRALVELDGDVTDEDLERLGSLDIIKQRTPVRVSHRRADRVRERRVLEISWNLLDGCLELIIKGEGGLYIKELISGDSGRTEPSVSSVLGVPARCVALDVLEVGDEPSEKD, via the coding sequence ATGGATGTTCAGCAGAGACTGGGAGGACTGCTTGAAATCACAGAGTCCAGAATATGTCTGCACTGCCTTGGCAGGCACTTTGTTGATTTGGTTGAAGGGCCAGGGAACCGTCTGAGGGGTGAGAAGCTCCAGAAGAAATTCTCGCTGAAACTATCCGGGCCATGCATGATATGCGGTGACGTCTTTGACAGGATTGATGAGGCCGCAGGGATGGTTAAGGAGAAGGTGGATGAACTTGGCCTTGAATACTCTTCGGTACTTGTGGGTACAAGGTTGCCCCCCAAAATGGTGGAACTTGATGATGAGATCAGAAAGCGCCTCGGAATCCAGACTGAGGGGCTTAAAAGGGATCTCAACCGTGAACTTGGTAAGAGGGTTGTCAAACTGCTGGGCTGCAGCGCAGAATTTGAGGACCCCGACCTCGTGGTGATGGTGGACTTCAGGGGGGACATCAGGGTCTGGATCCAGATAAACCCCCTCTTCCTTGAGGGGAGGTACCGCAAGCTGGTTAGGGGAATACCCCAGACCCGCTGGCCCTGCAGGAAGTGCAGGGGGAGGGGCTGTGAGAGGTGCAATTACACCGGTAAGATGTATCCCACGTCTGTGGAGGAGCTCATAGCCGGGCCCATCCTGGAGGCCAGCCAGGGACGTGATGCAAGGTTCCATGGCTCAGGCAGGGAGGATGTGGACGTCCGGATGCTCGGGACAGGGAGACCCTTTGTCCTGGAGATAAGGGAACCCCGGGTGAGGAACCTGGACCCTGAATCCCTTGAGGAGGAGGTGAACCGCAGGGCCCAGGGCATGGTTGAGGTTGAGGGCCTCAGATTCTCCACAAGGAAGAGGAAGGTTGAACTGAAGGACTCATCCCAGAGCAGGTACAAGGTTTACCGGGCCCTGGTTGAACTGGATGGAGACGTTACTGATGAGGACCTTGAGAGACTCGGGTCACTTGACATCATAAAACAGCGGACCCCTGTGAGAGTTTCCCACCGCAGGGCTGACAGGGTCAGAGAGAGGAGAGTCCTGGAAATATCATGGAACTTGCTGGATGGTTGCCTTGAGTTGATAATAAAGGGTGAGGGCGGCCTCTACATAAAGGAGCTTATTTCAGGGGATTCGGGACGTACAGAACCAAGTGTGAGCAGTGTTCTGGGGGTCCCTGCAAGGTGCGTGGCCCTTGATGTCCTTGAGGTCGGTGATGAACCATCAGAAAAAGATTAA
- the rsmA gene encoding 16S rRNA (adenine(1518)-N(6)/adenine(1519)-N(6))-dimethyltransferase RsmA, giving the protein MSGLYTETREVLRKYGVRLRRSLGQNYLIDEVKRQRILEYADLREDDRVLEIGPGIGTLTLPMAELAGHVTAIESDPLIAAILMDRLQVDNVDVIVGDALRVDFPEFNKVVSNLPYQISSPITFRLLEHDFELAVLMYQKEFARRMVAEPGTREYSRLSVMVHFLAEVEIVDYLKPGCFFPRPRVESAVVTLKPTGFRAPAFLEDVCRALFQHRKKKTSKSLRESFHEIRTDLSFNEVLRGLPPEILEKRVFQLRPEDILEIAEHIEDLSGSS; this is encoded by the coding sequence ATGTCAGGGCTCTACACCGAGACAAGGGAGGTGCTGAGGAAGTATGGTGTGAGGCTTAGAAGGAGCCTCGGCCAGAACTACCTCATAGATGAGGTCAAAAGGCAGCGCATACTTGAATACGCTGACCTCAGGGAAGATGACAGGGTCCTTGAGATAGGACCGGGTATAGGGACCCTCACACTTCCAATGGCAGAACTTGCTGGTCATGTCACCGCAATTGAGAGTGATCCCCTCATTGCAGCTATCCTGATGGACAGGCTTCAGGTGGATAACGTTGATGTGATAGTCGGTGATGCCCTCAGGGTTGATTTTCCAGAATTCAACAAGGTCGTATCCAACCTGCCCTACCAGATCTCCTCCCCCATAACCTTCAGGCTTCTGGAGCATGACTTTGAACTCGCTGTTCTCATGTACCAGAAGGAATTTGCAAGGAGAATGGTTGCAGAGCCGGGTACAAGGGAGTACTCAAGACTGTCGGTCATGGTGCACTTCCTTGCAGAGGTTGAAATAGTTGACTACCTCAAACCGGGCTGTTTCTTCCCCCGTCCCAGGGTTGAATCTGCGGTTGTAACCCTTAAACCTACGGGTTTCAGGGCCCCGGCATTCCTAGAGGATGTATGCCGTGCACTCTTCCAGCACAGGAAGAAGAAAACCTCAAAATCCCTCAGAGAATCATTCCATGAAATAAGGACTGATCTGAGCTTTAATGAAGTTCTGAGGGGTCTTCCACCAGAAATACTGGAGAAGAGGGTCTTTCAGCTGAGACCAGAGGATATACTTGAAATAGCAGAGCATATAGAGGATCTCTCAGGTTCTTCCTGA
- the hpt gene encoding hypoxanthine/guanine phosphoribosyltransferase: MLDKLKESLRNSPVIKKGEYDYFVNPVTDGIPLTEPELLEEVAEEIVRRFRPEADKIICIEAMGIHHATVLSLKTGIPFVVVRKRRYGLPGEVAVHQMTGYSEGELYINGVDSGDRVVVIDDVVSTGGTLLAVLEALREMDVDVRDVITVIDKGEGSRVVRERTGFTVKSLVKVDVIDGRVKVEDIPAGGPHD; this comes from the coding sequence ATGCTTGATAAACTCAAGGAAAGCCTCAGAAATTCACCTGTGATTAAGAAGGGAGAGTATGACTACTTTGTAAACCCTGTAACCGATGGCATACCCCTCACCGAACCCGAACTCCTGGAGGAGGTTGCAGAGGAGATAGTGAGGAGGTTCAGACCTGAAGCGGATAAGATAATCTGCATAGAGGCCATGGGCATACACCATGCAACGGTTCTATCACTGAAGACTGGAATACCCTTCGTCGTGGTGAGGAAGAGAAGGTACGGCCTTCCCGGCGAGGTTGCCGTCCATCAGATGACAGGATACAGTGAAGGGGAACTCTACATAAATGGTGTTGATAGTGGAGACAGGGTCGTTGTCATTGACGACGTTGTGAGCACTGGGGGGACCCTCCTGGCGGTCCTGGAGGCCCTCAGGGAGATGGATGTTGATGTCAGGGATGTTATAACAGTCATAGATAAGGGTGAGGGATCCAGGGTCGTGAGGGAAAGGACAGGTTTCACTGTGAAGAGCCTCGTGAAGGTTGATGTTATCGATGGCAGAGTTAAGGTTGAGGATATCCCTGCCGGGGGGCCGCATGATTAA
- a CDS encoding RNA polymerase Rpb4 family protein: protein MIGKKVLESEPVSMAEVKEILEKFGEDHELTYEQNLVLDHVTRFSRLDPEKSRELVEELMDIPNIKRRHAVKIADIMPVDISDLRLIFAKERVPIKADDLPGILEVIDKYRVE from the coding sequence ATGATCGGGAAAAAGGTTCTGGAAAGTGAACCTGTTTCTATGGCAGAGGTTAAGGAAATCCTTGAAAAATTTGGGGAAGACCATGAACTCACATACGAGCAGAACCTTGTCCTTGACCATGTAACCCGTTTTTCAAGGCTTGACCCTGAAAAGAGCAGGGAGCTGGTGGAGGAACTGATGGACATCCCCAACATCAAAAGGAGGCATGCTGTTAAAATTGCAGATATAATGCCGGTGGACATATCCGACCTCCGTTTAATCTTTGCCAAGGAGAGGGTTCCCATAAAGGCTGATGACCTTCCAGGCATACTCGAGGTAATAGATAAATACCGGGTCGAATAA
- the dph2 gene encoding diphthamide biosynthesis enzyme Dph2 — MSLYRLETERVIGEIRKRNAGVVGLQFPEGLKMRAVELAEQIESETGATAVISADPCFGACDVSDRKMRDMVDLIVHYGHTPLPLDYEVPVIFIEAASSVEVGEVIREAADRLSGHRRIGIATTAQHLHLLDQARSLLEERGFEVVTGEGVNTARGQVLGCNFSAIRGTDADAYLFLGSGNFHPLGIKLFTGREVVVADPYHGEVRDIEEFADRVLRVRFARISRASDASRWGVVVSSKAGQMRFELALMVKKKLEEAGREALILLAENISPAALLPFRELEAFVVTACPRIAIDDSQLYDRPLLNPSELEIVLGERSWDDYTLDEIIHG; from the coding sequence ATGTCACTCTACAGGCTTGAAACTGAAAGGGTCATCGGGGAGATAAGGAAACGTAATGCAGGGGTCGTGGGCCTTCAGTTCCCTGAGGGACTTAAAATGAGGGCAGTTGAACTTGCAGAGCAGATAGAATCAGAAACAGGCGCAACTGCCGTGATATCCGCAGACCCATGCTTCGGGGCATGTGATGTTTCAGATAGAAAAATGAGGGACATGGTTGACCTCATAGTCCACTATGGACACACACCACTCCCCCTCGACTATGAGGTCCCTGTGATATTCATAGAGGCCGCATCCTCAGTTGAGGTAGGTGAAGTCATCAGGGAGGCTGCTGACAGACTTTCCGGCCACAGGAGGATTGGAATTGCAACAACAGCACAGCACCTCCACCTCCTTGACCAGGCAAGGTCTCTCCTTGAGGAGAGGGGCTTTGAGGTCGTCACAGGGGAGGGTGTTAACACAGCCAGGGGCCAGGTCCTGGGATGCAATTTCTCAGCCATCAGGGGCACCGATGCAGATGCCTACCTTTTCCTTGGAAGCGGGAACTTCCACCCCCTCGGCATAAAACTCTTCACCGGACGCGAGGTTGTGGTGGCTGACCCATATCATGGCGAGGTGAGGGACATTGAGGAATTCGCAGACAGGGTCCTGAGGGTGAGATTTGCGAGGATAAGCAGGGCATCGGATGCCAGCAGGTGGGGGGTGGTGGTCTCATCAAAGGCTGGACAGATGAGGTTTGAGCTGGCCCTCATGGTTAAGAAAAAACTTGAGGAGGCTGGAAGGGAGGCCCTCATACTCCTCGCTGAGAACATCTCACCGGCTGCACTTCTCCCCTTCAGGGAACTTGAGGCCTTCGTGGTAACTGCGTGTCCCAGGATAGCCATAGATGACTCACAGCTCTACGATAGACCACTCCTGAACCCATCTGAACTGGAGATAGTTCTGGGAGAGAGAAGCTGGGACGACTACACACTGGATGAGATAATACACGGATAA
- a CDS encoding 50S ribosomal protein L21e, translated as MRRSRGFRSKTRHKLQKVKRPGRSNPITRKIQSFNEGDLVHIIIDPSIHRGQPHPRFHGKTGRVVGMMGKSYVVALKDGNKDKQLVVRPEHLQMQE; from the coding sequence ATGAGAAGATCAAGAGGTTTCAGAAGTAAAACAAGACACAAGCTTCAGAAGGTTAAAAGGCCAGGCAGGTCCAACCCCATAACAAGGAAGATCCAGAGCTTCAATGAGGGTGACCTTGTACACATCATCATCGACCCTAGCATTCACAGGGGCCAGCCACACCCGCGTTTCCATGGTAAAACCGGTCGAGTTGTGGGGATGATGGGTAAATCCTATGTTGTTGCCCTGAAGGATGGTAACAAGGATAAACAGCTTGTTGTGAGGCCAGAGCACCTTCAGATGCAAGAGTGA
- a CDS encoding DUF99 family protein encodes MNYFSMENHNFRQIKSEIRILGIDDAPFTPRSEEDVLLVGTVFRGGQWLDGVLTTTVRVDGDDATERIIEMVNGSRHLNQLRVIMLDGLTFGGFNVVDIVELSERTGLPVIVVVRKHPDMERIKRALKHRFSDWKARWRSIERAGRIHRVESREPLYIQTAGIEPDDAAEIVRISTTRSSIPEPLRAAHIIASGVTLGESRGSA; translated from the coding sequence GTGAACTATTTTTCCATGGAGAACCATAATTTCAGGCAGATAAAATCTGAGATAAGGATTCTTGGCATAGATGATGCTCCATTCACCCCCAGAAGTGAGGAGGATGTGCTTCTGGTCGGCACCGTATTCAGGGGCGGGCAGTGGCTCGACGGCGTCCTCACAACCACGGTGAGGGTGGACGGTGACGATGCCACAGAGCGGATCATCGAGATGGTGAATGGATCAAGGCACCTCAACCAGCTGAGGGTCATAATGCTTGATGGGCTGACCTTCGGGGGCTTCAATGTTGTGGACATAGTGGAATTATCAGAGAGGACCGGCCTTCCCGTTATAGTGGTTGTAAGGAAACATCCAGATATGGAAAGAATAAAGAGGGCGCTCAAGCACAGATTTTCTGACTGGAAGGCAAGGTGGCGCAGCATAGAGAGGGCCGGTAGAATCCACAGGGTTGAATCCAGGGAACCCCTCTACATCCAGACTGCAGGCATTGAACCTGATGACGCCGCAGAGATTGTCAGGATATCAACGACCCGCAGCTCAATTCCAGAACCACTGAGGGCGGCCCACATAATTGCCTCAGGAGTCACGTTAGGAGAGTCCAGGGGCAGCGCCTAG
- a CDS encoding DNA-directed RNA polymerase subunit L, giving the protein MEVILDKRNEMEIVFEGETHTLCNVLRSILMEDEKVKAAAYSIDHPIVGEPQLYIRAGSPKKSLKAAAETLRDRCDEFRRLIESL; this is encoded by the coding sequence ATGGAAGTCATTCTGGATAAGAGAAATGAGATGGAGATAGTATTCGAGGGAGAAACACACACCCTCTGCAATGTATTAAGAAGCATCCTCATGGAGGATGAAAAGGTTAAGGCAGCAGCATACTCGATAGACCACCCAATAGTGGGGGAACCACAGCTATATATCAGGGCAGGAAGCCCGAAAAAATCACTCAAGGCAGCAGCCGAAACCCTGAGGGATAGATGTGATGAATTCAGGCGCCTCATAGAGTCCCTGTGA